The following proteins come from a genomic window of Leptospira neocaledonica:
- the gshAB gene encoding bifunctional glutamate--cysteine ligase GshA/glutathione synthetase GshB — MQPLKYKLEPGQKLDPNEFILKGFEDLEISTQIVIRDALNLGLEVEVLDRPSHFIRLKGQGVTRLVKEASKTELDSYMTFLVMENKTITKRILEESNILVPKGIAVSDLNSGLEFLNKNSDRKMVVKPVTTNFGIGISILPSSSSTEEKKKALEIALGFSETAIVEEFAEGNEYRFLVIGNECVAVCNRIPANITGDGKKTIRELIEEKNSDLRRGVGHVTPLEKIRLDDTEINVLKESGKTPEFIPAAGEKVFVRKNSNISTGGDSVDVTDIAHSSYKRLAVEAAKAVEAKICGVDIIVKDLESEGDYRILELNFNPVLYIHNYPYSGKNRRVGEKILDVLGYRS; from the coding sequence CTGCAACCATTGAAATATAAACTGGAACCGGGACAAAAACTAGATCCGAATGAATTCATCCTAAAAGGATTCGAGGATCTGGAAATTTCCACTCAGATTGTGATCCGAGACGCACTCAATCTAGGATTAGAAGTGGAAGTTTTAGATCGCCCCAGCCATTTTATTCGCCTGAAAGGCCAAGGGGTCACTAGGCTCGTAAAAGAAGCATCCAAAACTGAATTAGATTCCTATATGACTTTTTTGGTGATGGAGAATAAAACCATTACGAAACGTATTTTAGAAGAATCAAATATACTTGTGCCAAAAGGGATCGCAGTTTCTGATCTGAACTCCGGGTTGGAATTCTTAAATAAAAACTCGGATAGGAAAATGGTGGTAAAACCTGTTACTACCAATTTTGGGATTGGGATTAGTATTCTTCCATCCTCTTCTTCCACTGAAGAAAAGAAGAAGGCCTTGGAAATTGCACTTGGATTTTCCGAAACTGCCATTGTCGAGGAATTTGCGGAAGGAAACGAATATAGATTTTTAGTGATTGGAAATGAATGTGTGGCGGTCTGTAATCGTATTCCTGCGAATATAACCGGTGACGGAAAGAAGACGATCCGAGAACTAATTGAAGAGAAAAACTCCGATCTCCGAAGAGGAGTGGGGCATGTTACTCCTTTGGAAAAGATCCGATTGGACGATACCGAGATAAACGTTTTAAAAGAGTCAGGAAAAACTCCTGAATTTATCCCGGCTGCAGGCGAAAAAGTTTTTGTACGCAAAAACTCGAATATCAGTACTGGTGGAGATTCAGTAGATGTGACTGATATTGCACATTCTTCCTATAAAAGGTTAGCAGTGGAAGCTGCAAAAGCAGTCGAAGCAAAGATTTGTGGTGTGGATATCATTGTAAAAGATCTAGAGTCTGAAGGAGATTACAGGATCTTGGAATTAAACTTCAATCCAGTATTATATATTCATAATTATCCCTATTCGGGTAAGAATAGAAGAGTGGGGGAAAAAATTTTGGACGTGTTAGGTTACCGTTCCTAA
- a CDS encoding BolA/IbaG family iron-sulfur metabolism protein → MTVQEIQEKIQAGLPGSEVEIQDPYNDGVHIKAIVKFSGFAGKSIVEQHRMVYATLKHELKAEVHALGLETKVS, encoded by the coding sequence ATGACTGTCCAAGAAATCCAGGAAAAAATCCAAGCGGGACTTCCGGGCTCGGAAGTAGAGATCCAAGATCCGTACAATGATGGAGTACATATTAAAGCGATCGTAAAGTTTTCCGGATTTGCCGGAAAGTCCATCGTGGAACAACACAGAATGGTGTACGCCACTTTAAAGCACGAATTGAAGGCAGAAGTGCATGCTTTAGGACTGGAAACCAAGGTATCATAA
- a CDS encoding glutathione S-transferase N-terminal domain-containing protein, protein MMKLFQYDTCPYCAFVRGHFSEMGLKEGKDYELVEASKGTPGREEVLRLGGLSQVPFLIDGDIKMYESRDIVDYVKSKIQKLGTVT, encoded by the coding sequence ATGATGAAACTCTTCCAATACGATACTTGTCCCTACTGCGCTTTTGTTCGTGGCCATTTTTCCGAAATGGGCCTGAAAGAAGGCAAGGACTACGAATTGGTAGAGGCAAGTAAGGGCACGCCGGGCAGAGAGGAAGTCCTACGTTTGGGAGGACTTTCTCAGGTTCCCTTCTTGATAGACGGTGATATCAAAATGTACGAGTCCAGAGATATTGTGGACTATGTAAAAAGTAAGATACAAAAATTAGGAACGGTAACCTAA
- a CDS encoding BolA family protein, which produces MQDLFIEMEKLLRNGLSPSELRIEDFSEQHAGHSGNPTRKKRGTHIRIFITSPEFQGKSLLEQHRSVYQIMDPFLKEWGVHALELKTSIP; this is translated from the coding sequence ATGCAAGATCTGTTTATAGAAATGGAAAAACTTTTGAGAAATGGACTATCTCCTTCCGAATTAAGGATAGAGGATTTTTCGGAACAACATGCAGGTCATTCAGGAAATCCCACTCGCAAAAAAAGAGGGACCCATATCCGGATCTTTATTACAAGTCCGGAGTTCCAAGGGAAATCCCTTTTGGAACAACATAGGTCGGTATACCAAATCATGGACCCATTCCTAAAAGAATGGGGTGTCCACGCGCTAGAATTAAAGACCTCTATTCCATAG
- the grxD gene encoding Grx4 family monothiol glutaredoxin, whose product MDKELQDKIEGLIASKKIFLFMKGTPDAPMCGFSAGVTNVLRSLGADYNSFNVLSDIGVREGIKEFANWPTIPQLYIDGEFIGGHDIVVEMAKSGELQKKIGA is encoded by the coding sequence ATGGATAAAGAATTACAAGATAAGATCGAAGGACTGATCGCTTCTAAAAAAATATTTCTGTTTATGAAGGGAACCCCTGACGCTCCTATGTGCGGTTTTTCCGCGGGAGTGACTAATGTTCTGAGAAGTCTTGGCGCGGATTATAACTCATTTAACGTTCTTTCAGACATAGGCGTACGAGAAGGGATCAAAGAATTCGCAAACTGGCCTACCATCCCTCAGTTATACATTGACGGAGAGTTTATAGGTGGTCACGATATAGTCGTGGAAATGGCAAAAAGCGGAGAACTACAAAAAAAGATCGGTGCTTAA